A genome region from Nocardia sp. NBC_01730 includes the following:
- a CDS encoding oxidoreductase, which yields MSRWDTSNLTDQGGRTFIVTGANSGLGAVTVRALAAAGAEVVLACRNVAKGEQVAAELGERVRVRKLDLADLASVREFAEGTDRADVLINNAGVMALPEARTADGFEMQIGTNHLGHFALTGLLLDKISDRIITVSSWAHQMGKIDLDDLNWERRRYQRWAAYAQAKLANLMFARELQRRLTAAGATKLSVAAHPGYAATELQSHTESFQDKVMWLGNRLLAQSAAMGALPTLYAATADIQPGGYYGPTGLGGMRGYPGPSGSSKESRDEKVASELWELSEKLTGVTYDFTK from the coding sequence ATGAGCAGGTGGGATACCTCGAATCTGACCGACCAGGGCGGGCGGACGTTCATCGTCACCGGGGCCAACAGCGGTTTGGGGGCCGTGACGGTGCGTGCGCTGGCCGCGGCAGGAGCCGAGGTCGTGCTCGCCTGCCGGAACGTGGCCAAAGGGGAACAGGTCGCCGCGGAACTGGGGGAGCGGGTCCGGGTGCGAAAACTGGATCTGGCCGATCTGGCCTCGGTGCGCGAGTTCGCCGAGGGCACCGACCGGGCCGACGTGCTGATCAACAACGCCGGCGTGATGGCATTGCCCGAGGCGCGCACCGCCGATGGCTTCGAAATGCAGATCGGCACGAACCATCTCGGCCACTTCGCGCTGACCGGTCTGCTGCTGGACAAGATCTCCGATCGAATCATCACGGTCTCCAGCTGGGCGCACCAGATGGGGAAGATCGACCTGGACGATCTCAACTGGGAACGGCGCAGATATCAGCGCTGGGCCGCCTACGCGCAGGCCAAGCTGGCCAACCTCATGTTCGCCCGCGAGTTGCAGCGCAGGCTGACCGCCGCGGGTGCGACAAAGCTCTCGGTCGCCGCGCACCCCGGCTACGCCGCGACCGAACTGCAGTCGCACACCGAGTCGTTCCAGGACAAGGTGATGTGGCTGGGCAACCGGCTGCTCGCGCAGAGCGCCGCGATGGGCGCGCTGCCGACGCTGTATGCCGCGACCGCCGACATCCAGCCGGGCGGCTACTACGGCCCGACCGGGCTGGGCGGCATGCGCGGATACCCGGGCCCGTCCGGCTCCTCGAAGGAATCCAGGGACGAAAAGGTCGCGAGCGAGCTGTGGGAGTTGTCGGAGAAGCTGACCGGCGTCACCTACGACTTCACGAAGTAA
- a CDS encoding carboxymuconolactone decarboxylase family protein — protein sequence MESRINLYANPVAGSFVKRLTMASKVITDSTLPAATYELVKIRASQINGCGYCTDMHTKDAAHAGETSLRLNLIAAWHETTVFTEAERAALALTEEATRIGDGRAVSDEVWQEVRKHYDENQIAALIGAIAMINAWNRMNVIARTPAGDYVPGQWG from the coding sequence ATGGAATCCCGCATCAACCTCTACGCCAATCCCGTCGCAGGCAGCTTCGTCAAGCGACTCACCATGGCCTCCAAGGTGATCACCGACTCCACCCTGCCCGCCGCCACCTACGAGCTCGTGAAGATCCGCGCGAGCCAGATCAACGGCTGTGGCTACTGCACCGACATGCACACCAAGGACGCCGCGCACGCGGGCGAGACCTCCCTGCGGCTCAACCTGATCGCCGCCTGGCATGAGACAACCGTCTTCACCGAGGCCGAGCGGGCCGCGCTGGCGCTCACCGAAGAGGCCACTCGGATCGGCGACGGCCGCGCTGTCAGCGACGAGGTGTGGCAGGAGGTGCGCAAGCACTACGACGAGAACCAGATCGCCGCGCTCATCGGCGCCATCGCGATGATCAACGCCTGGAACCGGATGAATGTCATCGCGCGTACCCCGGCGGGAGATTACGTGCCCGGCCAGTGGGGCTGA
- a CDS encoding 3-deoxy-7-phosphoheptulonate synthase has protein sequence MTTAADVDARHSDLDDQRTLSISPLRSPAEVRRVHPITDALADTVRAGRRATVDVLNGDDDRLMVIVGPCSVHDPAAALDYARRLAALAAEFGDRLHLVMRVYFEKPRTTLGWKGLINDPHLDGSFDVNTGLGFGRKLLVDITALGLPVACEFLDPITPQYIADLVSYGAIGARTAASQVHRQLSSALSMPVGIKNGTDGDVQVAVDGVRAAAARHVFPGTDLDGRSALIRTAGNPDCHVILRGGSSGPNYDAASVADACVRLDKSALPQRVVVDASHGNSNKDHNKQVDVVTDIAERLAAGKPGVVGVMLESFLVAGRQDLTLGHADELTYGQSITDACLDWETTARQLERLADAVRRRREG, from the coding sequence ATGACAACCGCAGCCGATGTCGACGCGCGGCATTCCGATCTGGATGATCAACGCACCCTGAGTATCAGCCCGCTGCGCTCGCCCGCGGAGGTGCGTCGCGTGCACCCGATCACCGATGCGCTCGCGGACACCGTGCGCGCGGGACGCAGGGCCACCGTCGACGTGCTGAACGGTGACGACGACCGCCTCATGGTGATCGTCGGCCCCTGCTCTGTGCACGACCCCGCCGCCGCGCTGGACTACGCACGCCGCCTAGCGGCTCTCGCCGCCGAGTTCGGCGACCGGTTGCACCTGGTGATGCGGGTCTACTTCGAGAAGCCGCGCACTACGCTCGGCTGGAAGGGCCTGATCAATGACCCGCATCTGGACGGCTCCTTCGACGTCAACACCGGCCTCGGCTTCGGCCGCAAGCTGCTGGTCGACATCACCGCGCTCGGGCTCCCGGTGGCCTGTGAGTTCCTGGATCCGATCACCCCGCAGTACATTGCGGATCTGGTGTCCTACGGCGCCATCGGCGCCCGTACCGCGGCAAGCCAGGTGCACCGCCAGCTCAGCAGCGCGCTGTCGATGCCGGTCGGCATCAAGAACGGCACCGACGGCGACGTCCAGGTGGCGGTGGACGGCGTGCGCGCCGCGGCGGCCCGCCATGTGTTCCCCGGCACCGACCTCGACGGGCGCTCGGCGCTGATCCGCACCGCGGGCAACCCGGACTGCCACGTGATCCTTCGCGGCGGCAGCAGCGGCCCGAACTACGACGCGGCTTCGGTCGCCGACGCGTGCGTCCGGCTGGACAAGTCGGCGCTGCCGCAGCGGGTGGTCGTCGACGCGAGCCACGGCAACAGCAACAAGGACCACAACAAGCAGGTCGACGTGGTCACCGATATCGCGGAGCGGCTGGCGGCGGGCAAGCCCGGTGTGGTCGGCGTGATGCTGGAGAGCTTCTTGGTCGCGGGTCGACAGGATCTCACGCTCGGCCACGCCGACGAGCTGACCTACGGCCAGTCCATCACCGACGCATGTCTGGACTGGGAGACCACCGCCCGTCAGCTCGAGCGGCTGGCCGACGCGGTGCGGCGGCGGCGCGAGGGCTGA
- a CDS encoding GNAT family N-acetyltransferase, with product MDHHVLSNGTVWLSAPTTNDIDTITQCCQEPSIGEWVTIPVPYRRRHAETFVEDIVGSGWAARSPTWAVRLHADGPVVGMIGLSERDESAAEIGFWLSPAQRSRGLMTQAVNLVCDFGFRSDGLALQRISWRAFVGNYASAAVVRRAGFRYEGRSRLGSVQRGVRRDHWLAARLSTDCV from the coding sequence ATGGACCATCACGTGCTGTCGAACGGAACGGTCTGGCTGTCGGCGCCGACGACAAACGACATCGACACGATCACCCAGTGCTGCCAGGAACCGTCCATCGGGGAATGGGTGACCATCCCGGTGCCCTACCGGCGGAGGCACGCCGAAACCTTTGTGGAGGACATCGTCGGCTCCGGGTGGGCGGCCCGCAGCCCGACCTGGGCTGTGCGACTACACGCCGACGGGCCGGTTGTCGGCATGATCGGCCTCAGCGAACGGGACGAGAGCGCGGCCGAGATCGGTTTCTGGCTCAGCCCGGCGCAGCGGTCCCGCGGCCTGATGACCCAAGCGGTTAATCTGGTGTGCGACTTCGGGTTCCGCTCCGATGGTTTGGCCCTGCAACGAATCAGCTGGCGCGCCTTCGTCGGCAACTACGCCTCGGCCGCGGTCGTGCGACGGGCTGGATTCCGGTACGAGGGCAGGTCACGACTGGGCAGCGTGCAGCGCGGCGTGCGCCGCGACCACTGGCTCGCCGCCCGACTGTCCACCGACTGTGTTTGA
- a CDS encoding sigma-70 family RNA polymerase sigma factor, whose amino-acid sequence MVAALLSDLFESHRAHLLSVAYRLTGSVSDAEDAVQESWLRLAGARQSEIEDLRAWLTTVVTRICLDRLRSAAARRENYVGQWLPEPVVTARTPSNAPDPLETVVRKQEYRFAALVVLDSLTPPQRVAFVLHDGLSVPFDEISDILGISADAARQLAVRARKAVAHMPAPVPDAEHEAAVQRFLTALSAGDVNAVAAALHPESVMIGDANGTTATAVNVLHGSDRIARFFLGLVRKYGLNEDSSPVYEFASVNGQLGLVVTGRPAEEGRAGYPTRIMGFTVRDGLVWGTYDLANPAKLGGVRLG is encoded by the coding sequence ATGGTTGCCGCGCTGCTTTCCGACCTGTTCGAATCACATCGGGCGCATTTGCTCTCGGTCGCCTATCGGCTGACGGGCAGCGTCAGCGACGCCGAAGACGCGGTGCAGGAGAGCTGGCTGCGCCTTGCCGGTGCGCGTCAATCCGAGATCGAGGATCTGCGGGCCTGGCTGACCACCGTGGTGACCCGCATCTGCCTGGACCGTTTGCGCAGCGCGGCCGCCCGTAGGGAAAACTATGTGGGGCAGTGGCTGCCGGAGCCCGTGGTCACGGCGCGCACGCCGTCGAATGCACCGGACCCGTTGGAGACCGTGGTCCGCAAGCAGGAGTACCGGTTCGCGGCGCTGGTCGTGCTGGACAGCCTCACGCCGCCGCAGCGGGTGGCCTTCGTGCTGCACGATGGGCTTTCGGTGCCGTTCGACGAGATCTCCGACATTCTCGGCATCTCGGCAGACGCCGCACGGCAGCTCGCGGTGCGTGCCCGCAAGGCGGTGGCGCACATGCCCGCGCCGGTACCGGACGCCGAGCACGAGGCCGCGGTGCAACGCTTCCTCACCGCACTCAGCGCCGGTGATGTGAACGCGGTCGCCGCCGCGCTGCACCCGGAATCGGTGATGATCGGCGACGCCAACGGCACTACCGCCACCGCCGTGAACGTCCTGCACGGCTCGGATCGGATCGCCCGCTTCTTCCTGGGGCTGGTACGCAAGTACGGGCTGAACGAGGATTCGTCGCCTGTCTACGAATTCGCCTCGGTCAACGGGCAGCTCGGCCTTGTGGTCACTGGGCGTCCCGCTGAGGAGGGGCGGGCGGGCTATCCCACCCGGATCATGGGCTTCACCGTGCGGGATGGATTGGTCTGGGGTACTTATGATCTCGCGAATCCCGCCAAGCTGGGTGGAGTGCGGCTCGGTTGA
- a CDS encoding pyridoxal phosphate-dependent aminotransferase, whose translation MPSQPPTVARLRPFASTIFAEMTELAIRYDAVNLGQGFPDTDGPAGMLEVARRAIADGLNQYPPGRGMPVLRRAIADDRARRYGTEYDHDSQVLVTVGATEAISAAVLGLVEPGQEVVLIEPYYDSYAAAVALAGARRRTARLVADGDRFVLDLDSLRAAITPATRMLVVNSPHNPTGTVLGRADLQAIADIACERDILVLTDEVYEHLVYDGAEHISLAALPGMAERTIVASSAAKTFSVTGWKTGWACGPADLIDGVLAAKQFLTFVAGGPFQPAVAHAINHELGWVDDLRDTLSEKRLRLSAALADAGLDVKASAGGYFVCADITPLGASDGLAFCRELPKRLGVAAVPVIAFADDTAAWSHLVRFTFCKRDETLDEGVRRLRLG comes from the coding sequence ATGCCCTCGCAACCCCCGACCGTTGCCCGCTTGCGGCCCTTCGCCTCCACGATCTTCGCCGAAATGACCGAACTCGCCATTCGCTACGACGCGGTCAATCTGGGCCAGGGATTTCCCGATACGGATGGGCCCGCGGGCATGCTCGAAGTGGCCCGCCGTGCCATCGCCGACGGACTCAACCAGTACCCGCCCGGGCGCGGCATGCCGGTCCTGCGCAGGGCCATCGCCGACGACCGGGCTCGTCGCTACGGGACCGAGTACGACCACGACTCCCAGGTGCTGGTGACCGTCGGTGCGACAGAGGCGATCAGCGCCGCGGTGCTCGGACTGGTCGAGCCCGGCCAGGAGGTCGTGCTGATCGAGCCGTATTACGACTCCTACGCGGCCGCGGTCGCCCTCGCCGGTGCGCGACGGCGCACGGCCAGGCTGGTCGCCGATGGCGACCGGTTCGTGCTCGACTTGGACAGCCTGCGCGCCGCGATCACCCCGGCGACTCGCATGCTCGTCGTCAACTCGCCGCACAACCCGACCGGCACCGTGCTCGGGCGCGCCGACCTGCAGGCGATCGCCGATATCGCTTGCGAGCGCGACATTCTGGTGCTCACCGACGAGGTCTACGAACATCTGGTCTACGACGGCGCCGAGCACATCAGCCTGGCCGCACTGCCCGGCATGGCCGAGCGGACGATCGTGGCGTCCAGTGCGGCAAAGACTTTCAGCGTCACCGGATGGAAGACCGGGTGGGCATGCGGCCCCGCCGATCTGATCGACGGCGTGCTGGCGGCCAAACAGTTTCTGACCTTCGTCGCGGGCGGCCCCTTTCAGCCGGCCGTCGCGCACGCGATCAACCATGAGCTGGGTTGGGTCGATGATCTGCGGGATACCTTGTCCGAGAAGCGGCTGCGCCTCTCCGCCGCACTCGCTGATGCCGGGCTGGACGTGAAGGCCAGCGCGGGGGGCTATTTCGTCTGCGCCGACATCACCCCACTCGGCGCCTCGGACGGTCTGGCGTTCTGCCGGGAGCTGCCGAAGCGGCTCGGCGTCGCGGCGGTCCCCGTCATCGCGTTCGCCGACGACACCGCCGCGTGGAGCCACCTGGTGCGTTTCACCTTCTGCAAGCGCGACGAGACGCTGGACGAAGGGGTGCGCCGGCTCCGGCTCGGCTGA
- a CDS encoding LysE family translocator: MIEMAAVVGVAAAALGMVLTPGPNMMYLVSRTVSQGRRAGLVSLGGVAAGFGVYLAAATAGITAVFVVVPGLYLGVKLAGAAYLGWLAWQAVRPGGVSVFAPATLPADPVRRLFGMGLVTNLLNPKIAIMYMALIPQFVTPEHGRVWLQSLCLGAVQIAVALTVNGLIVLGAGGLATFLTGRPLWLRVQRYLMGTMLGAIAVLLATDRARPTPA; the protein is encoded by the coding sequence ATGATCGAGATGGCGGCGGTGGTGGGGGTTGCGGCAGCTGCGTTGGGGATGGTGCTGACGCCGGGGCCGAACATGATGTATCTGGTGTCGCGGACGGTGTCGCAGGGGCGGCGGGCGGGGTTGGTGTCGTTGGGTGGGGTGGCGGCGGGATTCGGGGTGTATCTCGCGGCGGCGACCGCCGGCATCACGGCGGTCTTCGTGGTGGTGCCGGGGCTCTATCTGGGCGTGAAACTGGCGGGTGCCGCTTATCTGGGGTGGCTTGCCTGGCAGGCGGTGCGACCGGGCGGCGTTTCGGTGTTCGCGCCCGCGACGCTGCCCGCCGACCCGGTGCGCCGACTGTTCGGTATGGGGTTGGTCACCAATCTGCTGAACCCGAAGATCGCGATCATGTACATGGCGCTGATCCCGCAGTTCGTAACGCCGGAGCACGGCAGGGTGTGGCTACAAAGCCTGTGCCTGGGAGCGGTGCAGATCGCGGTGGCCCTCACCGTGAACGGCCTGATCGTCCTAGGCGCGGGCGGCCTGGCCACCTTCCTCACCGGCCGCCCGCTCTGGCTGCGCGTCCAGCGCTACCTCATGGGCACCATGCTCGGCGCCATCGCTGTCCTCCTCGCCACCGACCGGGCCCGCCCCACCCCCGCCTGA
- a CDS encoding DNA repair helicase XPB: MTDGPLIVQSDKTLLLEVDHELADAARQAIAPFAELERAPEHVHTYRVTPLALWNARAAGHDAEQVVDALVSFSRYAVPQPLLVDVVDTMARYGRLQLVKDPAHGLTLISLDRAVLEEVLRHKKIAPMFGARIDDDTVVVHPSERGRIKQMLLKIGWPAEDLAGYVDGEAHEIELDYTDDKWHLRDYQEMAADSFWAGGSGVVVLPCGAGKTMVGAAAMAKAKATTLILVTNTVAGRQWRRELLARTSLTEEEIGEYSGERKEIRPVTIATYQVITRRTKGEYKHLELFDSRDWGLVIYDEVHLLPAPVFRMTADLQSRRRLGLTATLVREDGREGDVFSLIGPKRYDAPWKDIEAQGWIAPAECIEVRVTLTDAERMAYATAEPEERYKLCSTAHTKIAVVESILAQHQDAPSLVIGAYLEQLEELGAALDAPVIQGSTKTKDREELFDAFRRGEIPVLVVSKVANFSIDLPEASVAVQVSGTFGSRQEEAQRLGRLLRPKQDRGQAHFYSVVARDTLDAEYAAHRQRFLAEQGYAYRITDADDLLGPALG, translated from the coding sequence GTGACCGACGGTCCACTGATTGTGCAGAGTGACAAGACGCTGCTGCTGGAGGTCGACCACGAGTTGGCCGATGCGGCGCGGCAGGCCATCGCGCCGTTCGCCGAGTTGGAGCGGGCGCCGGAGCATGTGCATACCTACCGGGTGACGCCGCTGGCGCTGTGGAACGCGCGGGCGGCGGGGCACGACGCTGAGCAGGTGGTGGACGCGCTGGTCAGTTTCTCCAGGTACGCGGTGCCGCAGCCGTTGCTGGTCGATGTCGTGGACACGATGGCCCGATACGGCAGGTTGCAGCTGGTCAAGGATCCCGCGCACGGCCTGACGCTGATCAGCCTGGATCGCGCGGTGCTGGAGGAGGTGCTCCGGCACAAGAAGATCGCGCCGATGTTCGGCGCGCGCATCGATGACGACACGGTGGTGGTGCACCCGTCCGAGCGCGGCCGGATCAAGCAGATGCTGCTGAAGATCGGCTGGCCCGCCGAGGACCTCGCGGGGTACGTCGACGGCGAGGCGCATGAGATCGAACTCGACTACACCGACGACAAGTGGCATTTGCGCGACTACCAGGAGATGGCCGCCGACTCGTTCTGGGCGGGCGGCTCCGGCGTGGTGGTGCTGCCCTGCGGCGCGGGCAAGACGATGGTCGGCGCTGCGGCCATGGCGAAGGCGAAGGCGACCACGCTGATCCTGGTCACCAACACGGTGGCGGGCAGGCAGTGGCGGCGCGAACTGCTCGCGCGCACCTCGTTGACCGAGGAAGAGATCGGCGAGTACTCCGGCGAACGCAAGGAGATCCGGCCGGTCACCATCGCCACCTATCAGGTGATCACCCGCCGCACCAAGGGCGAGTACAAGCACCTGGAGCTCTTCGACAGCCGTGACTGGGGCCTGGTCATCTATGACGAGGTGCATCTGCTGCCCGCCCCGGTCTTCCGGATGACCGCAGACCTGCAGTCCCGCCGCCGCCTCGGCTTGACCGCGACCCTGGTGCGCGAGGACGGCCGAGAGGGCGACGTGTTCTCGCTGATCGGCCCGAAGCGCTACGACGCGCCGTGGAAGGACATCGAGGCCCAGGGCTGGATTGCCCCCGCCGAGTGCATCGAGGTCAGGGTCACGCTGACCGATGCCGAGCGGATGGCGTACGCGACCGCCGAACCAGAGGAGCGTTACAAGCTCTGCTCCACCGCGCACACGAAGATCGCTGTGGTGGAATCGATCCTGGCTCAGCACCAGGACGCGCCGAGCCTGGTCATCGGCGCCTACCTGGAGCAGCTGGAGGAACTGGGCGCCGCGCTCGACGCTCCGGTGATCCAGGGTTCGACGAAAACCAAAGACCGCGAAGAACTCTTCGACGCATTCCGGCGCGGTGAGATTCCGGTGCTCGTGGTGAGCAAGGTCGCGAACTTCTCCATCGATTTGCCGGAAGCGTCGGTGGCCGTGCAGGTCTCGGGTACCTTCGGCTCGCGTCAGGAGGAGGCGCAGCGCCTCGGCCGGTTGCTGCGCCCGAAGCAGGACCGCGGCCAGGCTCATTTCTATTCGGTGGTCGCGCGCGACACCCTCGACGCCGAATACGCCGCGCACCGTCAGCGTTTTCTCGCCGAACAGGGGTATGCCTACCGCATCACGGATGCCGACGACTTGCTCGGTCCGGCGCTCGGATAA
- a CDS encoding DUF3239 domain-containing protein has translation MRRFEFAVDRGHAHAVNEVFADLRRLRIMAIAAAIIAATGTAYLIWLDHPWAYLLAVAFALGAVTALWVALWTPRHSSIDKLYADGELVPAVISESRPSGVVLLALVDVSKPEETGPRYALVTRKVRALPGHEAKAGERVPSVAVRTDWAPRQVGERWQSVSAMPIAWGTRDGTVIDRARAAISEVEWRLLTDNLALAEKVRRATTKRLLLDPHQLPGDLGS, from the coding sequence GTGCGACGCTTCGAATTCGCGGTGGACCGCGGGCATGCCCACGCGGTCAACGAAGTCTTCGCCGACTTGCGTCGACTGCGCATCATGGCGATCGCCGCCGCGATCATCGCGGCGACCGGAACGGCCTACCTGATCTGGCTGGACCATCCTTGGGCGTATCTGCTCGCGGTCGCCTTCGCGCTCGGCGCGGTGACCGCGTTGTGGGTGGCGCTGTGGACGCCAAGGCATTCCAGCATCGACAAGCTCTACGCCGACGGCGAGCTCGTTCCCGCGGTGATCTCGGAGTCCCGCCCCTCCGGCGTCGTGCTGCTCGCCTTGGTCGATGTGTCCAAGCCGGAGGAGACCGGTCCGCGCTACGCCCTGGTGACCAGGAAAGTTCGCGCACTACCCGGCCACGAGGCCAAGGCGGGGGAGCGGGTGCCCTCGGTGGCCGTGCGCACCGACTGGGCGCCGCGGCAGGTCGGCGAGCGCTGGCAGTCGGTGAGCGCCATGCCCATCGCCTGGGGCACCAGGGACGGCACGGTCATCGACCGCGCCCGTGCCGCCATCAGCGAGGTCGAGTGGCGGCTGCTCACCGACAACCTCGCGCTGGCCGAGAAGGTGCGCCGCGCCACGACCAAACGACTGCTGCTCGATCCGCACCAGCTGCCCGGCGATCTCGGCTCCTGA
- a CDS encoding LysE family translocator: MVPASNLLAFTAAAIVIIVVPGPGVLFTVGRALTLGRRAALLSVLGHTAGVYVALVLVAIGLGTLLAASALALTVVKFAGALYLIYLGIQAIRERKALRAALVAAIEPTSHTRVLRQSAFVGLTNPKAIVFFSAVLPHFADPEGGSIRVQFLLLGTIFLAIGIVSDSAWALLAVSARSWFARSPRRLEAVGGAGGVLILGVGTSVALTGSGD, from the coding sequence ATGGTTCCGGCGTCCAATCTGCTGGCATTCACTGCCGCGGCGATCGTCATCATCGTCGTGCCCGGTCCCGGCGTGCTGTTCACCGTCGGCCGCGCGCTCACGCTCGGCCGTCGCGCTGCGCTGCTCTCGGTGCTCGGGCACACCGCGGGCGTCTACGTGGCCTTGGTTCTGGTCGCGATCGGTCTTGGCACGCTGCTCGCGGCCTCGGCGCTCGCGCTGACCGTGGTGAAGTTCGCGGGCGCGCTGTACTTGATCTATCTGGGAATCCAGGCGATCCGTGAGCGCAAGGCGTTGCGTGCGGCGCTGGTCGCCGCGATCGAACCGACTTCACATACGAGAGTGCTGCGGCAGAGCGCGTTCGTCGGGCTCACCAACCCGAAGGCGATCGTCTTCTTCTCCGCGGTGCTGCCGCATTTCGCGGACCCGGAGGGGGGCTCGATCCGGGTGCAATTCCTGCTTCTCGGCACGATATTCCTGGCGATCGGGATCGTCTCCGACAGCGCCTGGGCGCTGCTGGCCGTCTCGGCCAGGTCTTGGTTCGCGCGGTCGCCCCGCAGGCTGGAGGCGGTCGGCGGCGCGGGCGGCGTGCTGATCCTCGGTGTCGGCACGTCGGTGGCGCTTACCGGTAGTGGCGACTGA
- a CDS encoding M1 family metallopeptidase — protein MRLSGRMCAVVAGVAVAALSVPASADPPADPLVGAPGVGDPYYPLDGNGGYDVGHYDVSIDYDPPSHQLAGITRIEAIATQALRTFNLDFAGPDVRTVSVNHLPAAFVRDGAHELTVTPLLPLLPGLPFTVTVDYAGPAVNTEGAGWTFAPSGGAFVAGEPHSATTWYPLNDTPLDKATFALHTTVPAEWEVVSNGVRTDDIVRGDKRTVGWATTKPVLGYLTTVAIDKFSYLEQRRPDGTPLVSAFASDAEGKRETEQRLPEILDFAETLYGPYPFEAAGGIYLDADIQFSLETQTRPIYAPWTDLQTVVHEITHQWWGDAVSVRHWSDICLNECFASYTADYLWPERMEGKNVDDDYRETVQKYRDKPKFWDIPLENPGAGKEFTSVYYRGPLFLHALRKQIGDEVFFAVVRDFLAAHAYGNASMPEFRAFVQSRASTDLTGFFDAWLNSTEPPPEAYLFPGTLRS, from the coding sequence ATGAGGTTGTCCGGCCGGATGTGCGCCGTGGTCGCGGGTGTGGCCGTCGCGGCGCTGTCGGTGCCCGCGAGCGCCGATCCGCCCGCCGACCCGCTGGTCGGCGCCCCCGGCGTCGGCGACCCGTACTACCCGCTGGACGGAAACGGCGGTTACGACGTCGGCCACTATGACGTCAGCATCGACTACGACCCGCCGAGCCACCAACTCGCCGGGATCACCCGGATCGAGGCGATCGCCACCCAGGCCCTGCGCACGTTCAACCTGGACTTCGCGGGGCCGGACGTGCGCACGGTGTCGGTGAACCATCTGCCCGCCGCGTTCGTCCGTGACGGCGCACACGAACTGACCGTGACGCCGCTGCTCCCGCTGCTGCCCGGCCTGCCGTTCACCGTCACCGTCGACTACGCGGGTCCCGCGGTGAACACCGAGGGCGCGGGCTGGACTTTCGCCCCGAGCGGAGGCGCTTTCGTCGCCGGTGAACCCCACTCGGCGACAACCTGGTACCCGCTCAACGACACCCCGCTGGACAAGGCCACCTTCGCGCTGCATACTACCGTCCCCGCGGAATGGGAGGTGGTGTCCAACGGTGTGCGGACCGATGACATCGTGCGGGGCGACAAGCGGACCGTCGGGTGGGCAACGACCAAACCGGTGCTCGGCTACCTGACCACGGTCGCGATCGACAAGTTCAGCTACCTCGAACAGCGCCGGCCCGATGGCACCCCGCTGGTCAGCGCGTTCGCGTCGGACGCGGAAGGTAAGCGGGAGACCGAGCAGCGCCTGCCGGAGATCCTCGACTTCGCCGAAACCCTGTACGGCCCGTACCCGTTCGAGGCGGCGGGCGGCATCTACCTGGACGCCGACATCCAGTTCTCGTTGGAGACCCAGACCCGTCCGATCTACGCGCCGTGGACCGATCTGCAAACCGTGGTGCACGAGATCACGCACCAGTGGTGGGGCGATGCGGTGTCGGTGCGCCACTGGTCGGACATCTGCCTCAACGAGTGCTTTGCCAGCTACACCGCCGACTACCTGTGGCCGGAGCGGATGGAGGGCAAGAACGTCGACGACGACTACCGCGAGACCGTCCAGAAGTACCGCGACAAACCCAAGTTCTGGGACATTCCGCTGGAAAATCCCGGCGCGGGAAAAGAATTCACCTCCGTCTACTACCGCGGCCCGCTGTTCCTGCACGCCCTGCGCAAGCAGATCGGCGACGAGGTGTTCTTCGCGGTCGTCCGTGACTTCCTCGCGGCGCACGCGTACGGCAACGCATCGATGCCGGAGTTCCGCGCGTTCGTACAGTCCAGGGCGTCGACGGACCTGACAGGCTTTTTCGACGCGTGGTTGAACAGCACCGAACCACCTCCGGAGGCATACCTGTTCCCGGGAACCCTCCGCAGCTGA
- a CDS encoding LppU/SCO3897 family protein: MKFPGTRLLARIVLALVAVAAVVVTVAGCSLIENSSKSDTAKAKVGDCINVIESSAVDSKTEPVDCSSDKAVYKVAQSFDKKTECAADYTSYEETLSGGTTAFLCLAPNFKEGSCYNESTTTGYKQVECGSSEATFRVLKRIDGQADELLCGADADGFRLIEADPKVTFCTGKPKA, encoded by the coding sequence GTGAAGTTTCCAGGAACGAGGCTGCTGGCACGGATTGTGTTAGCCCTCGTCGCGGTCGCCGCGGTGGTGGTCACGGTGGCCGGCTGTTCGTTGATCGAGAACTCGAGCAAGTCGGACACGGCCAAGGCGAAGGTCGGCGACTGCATCAACGTCATCGAGAGCTCGGCTGTCGATTCCAAGACCGAGCCGGTCGACTGCTCATCGGACAAGGCCGTGTACAAGGTCGCGCAGTCCTTCGACAAGAAGACCGAGTGCGCTGCCGACTACACCTCCTACGAAGAGACGCTCAGCGGCGGTACCACCGCGTTCCTGTGCCTCGCACCGAACTTCAAGGAAGGCAGCTGCTACAACGAGAGCACCACGACCGGATATAAGCAGGTGGAGTGCGGTTCGTCAGAAGCGACCTTCCGCGTTCTGAAGCGGATCGATGGTCAGGCCGACGAACTGCTGTGCGGTGCGGATGCCGACGGCTTCCGCCTCATCGAGGCGGACCCCAAGGTCACCTTCTGCACGGGCAAGCCGAAGGCCTGA